TCCCTATCAGAAGAGTAACGCTAAAATTTATAACTATTAAAGAAGTAAATATTTTTTTGTTTTCTTCATATTTTGACAGATACGCCAAGAGTCCTGAAAGAAGCAATAATATAACAATTATTAGAATATGAAAAATATTAAAATACTCTAGCATTAAAAACACTCCGAACTAGCCGTTATATTATAATCACTCAATTTAAAATTATTTATTACGCCTTGCACACGCTTTGTCTCATTGATATCCAATATCTCTTTAAGAAATATCTTATCTTTCATGATTGGTCTTAACATATTTATTTGATTTCTAAGCTTATTTCCGGAAGGCTTATAAAATTTAAGATCAATCCTGCAATACTTAAGTGGATTTTTTGATAAATTTGTAAGCTTTAAATCGACCAAAAGAGTATTTGAGTATGAAAGCTGCTTTTGTGATATTAGCTCTAAATTTCTAGTTCTCAAATTCTCATCCAAGAAACGATTTATATAAAATATCCCGAAACCAAAAGCTACTATATTTAATAACATCAACAAAAAGCCTAAAAGATGAAATCTTGTAATTACATATATACAAACTACAAAAAGGATAAAAAACATCAAGACAAGCCATATATAGGCCGCTATATCTATCCAGCCTAAATGCTCGAGATAGAAGCTTAGTCCATCTTTTAGCTTATCTAACATCTCTTGATTTTTTCTCCTCGATTCCACTTGCTCCAAACCTTCTAGCAAGCTCATCTTTGATGCGATCAGGGTGAATATTATGAGCGGCAAGTGCTACCATAGAGTGAAAGCACAAATCGGCCGCCTCATACACCAAATCGTTTTTACTTTTTTCATCTTTGGTATTGGAAGCATCTTTACACGCCATTACAAACTCAGTCGCTTCTTCGCCGATCTTTTTAAGTATTGCGTTTTCGCCCTTTTTAAACAGGCTTGCCACATACGACTTTTGGGGGTCTGCGTTGAGTTTTCTATCTAAAATTTCGTGATATACTTTGTCAATTATCTGGTAATTTGTCTTTATATCTGGCAATTTACTATCTAAATTTAAGTTCTTGTTACTTGAATTAAGCTCAAATTTCCTAAAAAAGCAAGATTTCTTACCGGTATGACAAGCCGCGCCACCAATCTGCTCTACTTTTATTAAGATAGTGTCATTATCGCAGTCCAAAAATATCTCATCGATTTTTTGGACATTGCCACTCTCTTCGCCTTTTTTCCAAATTCTATTTTTTGTGCGTGAAAAATAGTGGGCAAAGCCGGTTTGAACGCTTAAATTTAAAGCCTCTTTGTTCATAAAAGCAAGCATTAAAACATCATTTGTAGTGCTCTCTTGCACTACCACAGGTATCATCCCTCCGACTTTATCCCAATCTATCTTCATCGCACTCTCTTAAAATTTATTTCTAACGCTCAATAGCCGATTGTCTTGCCTTGTCTTTTGTATCAACCCAAATATTTGGCACCGATCCTCCAGGTGTTAAGAAAATTTTAGCATCGCTATTTTCACGCAAAGCTTCGTTAAATTTACCCTGAATCTCTATTTGTTTTAACTCTAGCAAATTTTGATCCAAACTCTTGGCAACCTCTTTATTTGCATACGCTTGAGCATCGGCTTCTATCTTAACCGCATCAGCCTTACCTTTAGCCTCTATGATAGCTGCCTTTGCGGTTCCTTCTGCAAGAGCAGCCTTTTTAAGCGCTTCTTGGTTTGCACGCTCTACTTCGTATTTGGTTCTCTCCGCCTCTTGTTTAGCGATTTGAACGCGCTCAATTTGCTCTTTTACCTTTTCAGGCAAGATTATCTCTCTAAGTTGAACGGTAAGCAGCTCTACCGGCCTATTTGGCTGAGAGTCGATATCTTTGCGAATTCCTTCATCGATTTGAGCGGCTATCTCATTTCTCTTAGTAGGAAGCTCTTCGGCTGTATATTTACCAGTTACGCTTCTTACCACATCTCGCACTACCGGATCTACTATTTTGCTTTCCCAGCTAAGTCCCCAAGCAGCAATTGTTTGAGGTGCATTTTCCGGATTTAAGCGATATTGAACCGTAATATCTATACTTACAGGAAGGTTTCTAGCGTCTAAAACTGAAATTGAGTTTTTGCGAATAATTCCCGCTTGAGATTGGGTTGAAAATTTTTGTGTCTCACCCATATCCTCGCCTGAAGTATAGTTTATAAGGCGAACTCTAGTATCTAC
This Campylobacter sp. RM16189 DNA region includes the following protein-coding sequences:
- a CDS encoding DUF2393 family protein; its protein translation is MESRRKNQEMLDKLKDGLSFYLEHLGWIDIAAYIWLVLMFFILFVVCIYVITRFHLLGFLLMLLNIVAFGFGIFYINRFLDENLRTRNLELISQKQLSYSNTLLVDLKLTNLSKNPLKYCRIDLKFYKPSGNKLRNQINMLRPIMKDKIFLKEILDINETKRVQGVINNFKLSDYNITASSECF
- the hisIE gene encoding bifunctional phosphoribosyl-AMP cyclohydrolase/phosphoribosyl-ATP diphosphatase HisIE, with amino-acid sequence MKIDWDKVGGMIPVVVQESTTNDVLMLAFMNKEALNLSVQTGFAHYFSRTKNRIWKKGEESGNVQKIDEIFLDCDNDTILIKVEQIGGAACHTGKKSCFFRKFELNSSNKNLNLDSKLPDIKTNYQIIDKVYHEILDRKLNADPQKSYVASLFKKGENAILKKIGEEATEFVMACKDASNTKDEKSKNDLVYEAADLCFHSMVALAAHNIHPDRIKDELARRFGASGIEEKKSRDVR
- a CDS encoding prohibitin family protein, which gives rise to MPADLNDYFNKKNNSSGGSNNGPKLNFKAPNLPKNFGKMSGLAYAIIVIIAILAITQPFVVINSGEVGIKATAGKYDPNPMQPGFHFFIPGIQRVIIVDTRVRLINYTSGEDMGETQKFSTQSQAGIIRKNSISVLDARNLPVSIDITVQYRLNPENAPQTIAAWGLSWESKIVDPVVRDVVRSVTGKYTAEELPTKRNEIAAQIDEGIRKDIDSQPNRPVELLTVQLREIILPEKVKEQIERVQIAKQEAERTKYEVERANQEALKKAALAEGTAKAAIIEAKGKADAVKIEADAQAYANKEVAKSLDQNLLELKQIEIQGKFNEALRENSDAKIFLTPGGSVPNIWVDTKDKARQSAIER